TCGCCGCCGATTTCGTTACGCACGGCAGTAACGCGCGAACCGCGCAAACCAACGCAGGTACCGATTGGATCGACACGCGGATCGTTCGACTTGACGGCGATCTTGGCACGCAGACCAGGATCACGGGCACAAGCCTTGAGTTCCATCAGACCGTCAGAGATTTCCGGCACTTCCATGTCGAACAGGCGGATGATGAATTCCGGCGCAGTACGCGACAGAATGATTTGCGGACCGCGGGCGTTGCGGTCGATGCGCAGCAGGTAGGCACGAACGCGATCGCCGACCCGCAGATTTTCCTTCGGAATCATCTGGTCACGCGGCAGCAAGGCTTCGATCTTGCCGGCTTCGACAATTGCGTTGCCACGTTCCATGCGCTTGATGGTGCCGGAAACAACATGTTCCTTACGATCCAGGAAGTCGGTCAGGATCTGTTCGCGCTCGGCGTCACGGATCTTTTGCAAGATGACCTGCTTGGCTGCCTGGGCGCCGATACGGCCGAAATCGATCGGCTCAAGGGCTTCTTCGAGAGAATCACCGGCTTCGATTTCCGGATCTTCCTTCTGGGCTTCAGACAGCGGTGTTTCGAGGTATTCGTTGACGTATTCGTTATCCGGCACGACCTGCCAGCGACGGAAGGACTCGAAGTTACCCGTATTACGGTCGATAGCAACGCGCACATCGGCTTCATCATGGATACGCTTTTTGGTCGCAGAAGCGAGCGCCAGCTCAAGGGCACCAAAGACGATATCCTTATTGACGTTCTTTTCGCGGGCCAGTGCATCAACCAGCAGCAACAGTTCACGGCTCATGGGCTAAAACCTCCTAGTCCTTCAGTCGAATCGGGGCACGATGCGTGCCTTTTCGATATTATTGAATTCGAGTTCCACATCATCTTTTTCGAGGCGCAGACCGACCTTGCCATCCTTGCAACCAAGCAGTTCGCCCTGGAAATTGCGGCGACCGGCATGCGGAATGCGCAGCTTGATCTGGATATCCTGACCGGCAAAACGCTCAAAGTCAGCAGCCTTCTTGACAACCCGATCCAGGCCCGGCGAAGAAATTTCCAGACGGTCGTAATCGTAGTTTTCAACTTCGAAAACACGCGACAACTGGTTGGAAACCTTGGCGCAATCCTCGACATCGACCCCCGTCGCCTTGCCCGGCGCATCGATAAAGACACGAATAGTCCGGCCGCGCGGCGACATCTCGACATCGACGAGTTCATAACCCAGACCGACAACGGTCGTTTCAAGCAGCGTATTTAAATCCATAGCCACAAATAAAAAATGGGCGAAACGCCCACCTCATTAAAAAAAAGATGCCCCGCCAAAAATGGCGGGAGGAACAAACCCGTGAATTATAACGAGTTTATCCCTTCCCGTAAATGAATCCCCCGACTTTATGCGCTCTCCGGATCCTGAAGTGGCGGCGCAATGGCCTTGTCCAGTTCGCGAACAAAAAGCTTGGCCTCGGCATCGGTCAATTCACGGACACGACCGCGCTTGAGCTGCGGCGGCAACTGGAACGGCCCGTAGCGAACACGAATCAGGCGGCTTACCGTGCAATTGACCGCCTCGAACATGCGTCGCACCTCGCGGTTGCGGCCTTCGTAAATAGTCACGCGATACCAGTGGTTCGCCCCTTCCCCACCACCATCTTCCAGTGAGGCAAAGCTGGCCGGACCATCTTCAAGCTCGATCCCGGCAAGCAATTGCTTCTGCGCCTCGTCGGTCAGTTCGCCAAGCACACGCACGGCGTATTCGCGAACCAGCTGGGAGCTCGGATGCATCAGCTTGTTGGCCAGCTCACCAGAGGTTGTAAACAGCAGCAGGCCAGAGGTGTTGAAGTCGAGACGACCGACCGCAATCCAGCGCCCGCCACGAATCCGCGGCAAGGCCGAAAAGACCGAAGGACGACCATCCGGATCGTCGCGCGAAACGATTTCACCTTCCGGCTTGTGATACATCACGATACGCGGCACCCGGGCGCTGGTGAAGCGCAGATTGACCAGACGCCCGCCAATCTTGACCTTGTCGGTCGGAATCACGGTTTGACCAAGCACAGCCGTCACGCCATTGACGCTGATCCGGCCGGCGGCAATCCACTCTTCCATTTCGCGACGCGAACCCACACCGCCCTGGGCCAGCACCTTCTGCAGACGCTCCGGCTTGGCTTCGGCGATCAGCTTGCCGCTGCGTGCAACATTGCCGCGATTGGCCCGACCGATGGCCGGCGGCCCGGAACGACGACGCGGCGCGGCAGCCGGTGCTGCAACCGGAGCACCCTCGCCGGCTTCACCCGCCTCGACCGGCGCTGGACGCGGCCCACGGCCACGCGGCGCATCGCTTTTGCGGTCTACACCGCGTTCGCTGCGTTTTTCAAAACCGCCCTCACCCTTCTGGGGCGATGGACGAAGCGGAGTACGTTTAGATTTCATGGTTCAGCTCCAGTGTCTGGCTGATTTGTTCGAGCGGCGGCAGTTCGCTGACGCTACGCAAGCCCAGATCATCGAGAAATTGTTTGGTCGTGGCAAACAGTGCCGGCCGACCGGGGGTTTCGCGATGGCCGACGACGTCGATCCAGCCTCGCTCTTCCAGGGTTTTAATGACGTTGCTACTGACCGCAACGCCGCGAATGTTTTCAATATCGCCACGGGTTACAGGCTGACGATAGGCAATGATCGACAGGGTTTCAAGCACCGCCCGTGAATAGCGTGGCGGCTTTTCAGGGTTGAGGCGATCAAGATACGGCAAATACTCGGCCCGCGTCCGAAAACGCCAACCGGAAGCCAGCTGGATCAGTTCGACCGGCCGATCTTCCCACTCAGCCCGCAACTGATCGAGCAATTTTCGGATCATCTCGGTCGACAAGGAATCGTCGAACATTTTGCGCAACTCGAGCGGCGTCATCGGCTCGCGGGCGGCGAGCAAGGCCGCTTCAAGCACTTTCTTGACTAGGCTCGGTTCCACCTTGCTGCACTCTCACGTAAATGGGTTGAAAGGATTCGGTCTGTGTAATCTCGACCAGCTTTTCGCGCGCCAGTTCAAGCATGGCGAGAAAGTGAACGACCAGACTCGGGGCGCCCATTTCAGGATCAAACAGCGTTTCAAACTGGACAAAACCGCCGCGCTCCTGCAAAACGCGAAGAATGATGCCCATATGTTCGCGCACCGACAACTCTTCGCGGCTGATTTTATGGTTTTTCGTCAATTTTGCCTGACGAACCACCGACATCCACGCCTCTTTGAGATCGTCGACCGAGACTTCCGGCAAGCGCACATAAAGCGATTTTTCAACCAGCGTTTCAACCCAGAAGAACTCACGATCCGCTTGCGGCAGTTCGTTGAGCTTCTGGCCAGCAATTTTCATCTGCTCGTATTCCATCAGGCGACGAACCAGCTCGGCCCGCGGATCTTCCGCCTCATCCCCATCACCCAGCTTCGGGCGCGGCAGCAACATGCGCGACTTGATCTCGATCAGCATCGCCGCCATCACCAGATATTCGGCCGCCAGTTCGAGATTGCTCGCCTGCATGCTGTCGATGTAGCTGAGATACTGCCGGGTCAGCGGCGCCATCGGGATGTCGAGAATATCGACGTTGGCCTTGCGGATCAGATAAAGCAACAGGTCGAGCGGGCCTTCGAAGGCGTCGAGCATGATCTCGAGCGCATCCGGCGGGATGTAGAGATCCTGCGGCAGGTGCTGCATCGCCTCGCCATAAATGCGGGCAACCGGAACAAAAAGATCCGAAACAGGCACGTCGACCGCAGTATTCATGCTCACGAGGCGGCCGAGCGGCCCTTGCCTTTGTAGTGCAGATGCAGATTGCGCACGTAGATGATCAGGCTCAGCGCCTGACCAAAAATGAACACCGGATCCTTGCGATGAATGGCGTAGATGGTCAGCACGATGCCGCCAGCCAGGCTGAAATACCAGAACGAAACCGGTATGACGACCATCTTGGCCTTTTCACTACTCCACCACTGGATGACGAAGCGCATCATGAACAGCGCCTGGCCGCCAAAGCCGATGGCGATCCAGATCAGCGCCTCGATATCGATGTTATCGAGCATCAGTGGTACTCAAGTCCCATCGCTTCGCGCACATCGCGCATCGTTTCGCGCGCCAGGTCGCGTGCTTTGTCGCAGCCGTCGGCAATGATGTTCTTGACCAATGTCGGATCGTCGAGATACATCTGCGCCCGCTCACGCATCGGCACCTGTTCGCGCAGAATGCCGTCGATCACTGGCTGCTTGCATTCGATACAGCCGATACCGGCCGTGCGGCAACCTTGCTGGACCCATTCCTTGCAGGCATCGTTCGAATAAACCTGGTGCAATTGCCAGACCGGACACTTGGTCGGCTCGCCCGGATCGGTACGGCGCACGCGATTGGTATCGGTCGGCATGCTGCGCACTTTCTTGGTCACCGATTCCTCGGATTCGCGCATGGTGATCGTGTTGCCATACGATTTCGACATCTTCTGGCCATCCAGGCCCGGCATCTTCGACTCTTCGGTCAGCAGATAGCCCGGTTCGACCAGGATCATCTTGCCGGTGCCTTCAAGGAAACCGAACAGTCTTTCGCGGTCGACCGCAGAAAGATGCTGAATTTCATTGAGCATGGCCTTGGCCTGCTCGATGGCTTCCTTGTCGCCATTTTGCTGGAAGCGCGTACGCAACTCTTCATACAAACGCGCCTTCTTGCCGCCCAGTTTCTTGACTGCTTCGCGTGCCTTGTCCTCGAAACCGGGTTCGCGGCCGTACATGTGATTGAAGCGACGGGCCAGCTCACGGGTGAATTCGACGTGCGGAATCTGGTCTTCGCCGACCGGCACCTTGTCGGCCCGGTAGATCAGGATGTCGGCGCTCATCAGCAGCGGATAGCCGAGGAAGCCGTAGGTCGTCAGATCCTTGCCGGCCAGTTTCTCCTGCTGGTCCTTGTAGGTCGGCACGCGTTCAAGCCAGCCGAGCGGCGTCATCATCGACATCAGCAGATGCAGTTCGGCATGTTCCGGAACGCGGGACTGGATGAACAGCGTTGCCTGGTTGGGATCAACCCCGGCAGCCAGCCAGTCGATGATCATGTCCCAACTGGCCTGCTCGATACCCTGCGGATTATCGTAATGCGTCGTCAGGGCGTGCCAGTCGGCGACGAAGAACAGGCAGGGATGCTCGTGCTGGAGCTTGACCCAGTTCTTGAGAACACCGTGGTAGTGGCCGAGGTGAAGGGCGCCGGTCGGGCGCATGCCGGAAAGAACACGTTCTGCGTACATAGTCTTTATTTAGAAACTGAAAATGGCTCGGATTATCCGCGTCGCGAGACCGAGCAGCGGATTCATGATGGCATCGAGGATACCGGTGAACAACAGGACCAGCAAAATAGGGAAACCCCAGCGCTCAAGCTGGGCAAATTTCCAGGCCAGCGAATAGGGCAACAGACTGACCGCAATCCGCCCGCCATCGAGCGGCGGCAGCGGCAACAAATTGAGCACCATCAGCGCACAATTGATCAGCACGCCAACCCGGCTCATTTCAGCCAGCGGCAGCGAATACAGGTTTTCCGGTGCGCTGACCGCCAGCTTGAGCAGCGCAGCCCAGCCCAACGCCATCAGCAAGTTGACTGCCGGCCCGGCCGCCGCCACCCAGAGCATGTCGCGCTTGGGATGGCGCAGGCGGCCAAAGTCGACCGGCACCGGCTTGGCGTAGCCGAACAGGAACGAGCCGCCGGAAAAAAGCAGGATCATCGCCGGAATCAGGATGGTGCCGACCGGATCGATATGGCGCAACGGATTCAGCGTGATCCGACCCGCCAGATAAGCCGTCGGGTCGCCAAAATGGCGCGCCGCATAGCCGTGTGCCGCCTCATGCAGGGTGATGGCAAAAATCACCGGCAAGGCCGAGATGGCGATGGTCTGGATCAGGCTTTCCACGGTCTACCTCTCAATCCAGCCCGAAAAGTGCCAGCGGACCGCGTCCGGCACGAATCAGCTCGGGCGCCGTGCCGGTCAGGTCGATGATCGTCGTCGGCTCGGTGCCGCAGTGGCCGGCATCGAGAATCAATTCAAGCTGATCTTCGAGGCGATCCTGGATTTCCCAGCCTTCGGTCAGCGGAAACTCATCGCCCGGCAATTGCAGCGTAGTGGTCAGCAGCGGCTCGTTCAGTTCTTCAAGCAGCGCCAGCGCCACGGGATGATTAGGTACACGCAGGCCGATGGTCTTGCGCTTCGGGTGCAGCACGCGGCGCGGCAATTCCTTGGTGCCTTCGAGAATGAAGGTGTAGCTGCCCGGTGTCGCGGCTTTCAGCAGGCGGTACTGGGCGTTGTCGACGCGGGCGAAATGGGCGATTTCAGACAAGTCGCGCACCATCAGCGTCAGGTGATGCCTATCGTCCATCTGACGAATCAGGCGAATGCGATCCATCGCCTCCTTGTCACCGAGATGACACCCCAACGCGTAGCAGGAGTCGGTCGGCAGCGCGACCAGCGCGCCATTGCGAATGAATTCAGCCGCCTGCACGAGCAAGCGCTGCTGCGGTGAATCAGGATGAATATTGACAACACGAGCCATAAATTAACGAACCAGACGCCAGATGGGTTTGAGATCTTCCGGCAACTGCGGCAGCTTGCCGAGATCGACATAGCTTTCAGTCGGCCCGTGAAAATCCGAGCCGCGCGAGGCGTGGAAGGCGTAATGCCGGACCAGCCGGGCAAAATGCATGATGTGATCGGGCGAATGGCTGCCGCAGGTCACTTCGACCCCCTGCCCACCCAGATCCTTGAAATCGTCGAGAAAACGGCGCATATCGCCGCCTGACATCTTGTAGCGACCGGGATGCGCCACCACGGCCACACCACCTGCCGCATTGATCCAGCCAATCGCCTCTTCGAGCGAAGCCCAGCGATGATCGACATAGCCCGGCTTGCCCGGCGTCAAATAATGCTGGAATACGCCCGGCACATCGCGGGCAATGCCGATTTCGACCATGTAGCGCGCAAAGTGAGCGCGGGAGATCAGATCGGGATTGCCGGCATAGCGCATCGCACCTTCCAGCACGCCGGGAATGGCAATCGCCGCCAGCGCATCGGACATCCGCTGCGCCCGCTCGACGCGACCAAGGCGCAAGGCTTCCAGCCCACCGCTCAGCCCCGGATGCTGCGCATCGAAACCCAGGCCGACGATATGGATCGGCGTGTTGCGCCATTCGATCGAGATTTCGACGCCATTGACGAAACCCATGCCGACCTCGGCCGCCGTAGCGGCCGCCTCGGCCAAACCACCCAAGGTATCGTGGTCGGTCAAAGCCCAGAGATCGACGCCATTGGCCGCAGCCCGTCTTGCCACCTCACGCGGCGGCAAAAAACCATCGGAAACGGCCGAATGGCTATGAAAATCGAAATTGGTCGGAATCACGGGCTTGGTTTGCATTTGTAATCGCCGAGTTTAACACGAAGGTGCCAAGACCCTTGTGCAGTGCAGCAGGTTGCCTCGCCCCATGCATCCCGCTATAGTGCCTCCCGTTCCATGGGAGAGCGCAGATTAAGTCTGCCGCCGAAGGCGCAATTTCACCCGAAAACGCTCAGGCAAAAGGACCATGGAACCGAGATGGCTCGCCATTTCGAAACTCTGGAGAGCGGCGTTAACAGCGCCCACCGATGGGGCAAATCTCTCAGGTATCGAGGACAGAGGGGTGAAACGCAAGATTCGTTCTTTCGTTTCACCCCTTTTCCGTTTCTAGATTCGACATTAACAAATGTTCGTAAAGGATTGATATGCTGAAGAAAACGGTTTTAAATGCAGCGCATCGCGCAATGAATGCCCGGATGGTTGATTTCGGCGGCTGGGACATGCCGGTCAACTACGGTTCGCAGATCGAAGAACACAATGCCGTACGCTCCAACTGTGGCATGTTCGATGTTTCGCACATGTGCCCGGTCGATGTCGTCGGTGCCGATTGCCGTCCGTTCCTCTCCCGCCTGGTCGCCAATGACGTGGCCAAGCTGCAGGTTTCCGGCAAGGCACTGTACGCCGCGATGCTCAATGACGCCGGCGGCGTGATTGACGACCTGATCATCTACTTCATCAACGAAACGCGTTTCCGCATCGTGGTCAATGCCGGCACGGCACTCAAGGATCTGGACTGGATGCAGGCCAAGGTCGCCGAATGGAAGCTGGACGTGACCATCACCCAGCGCCGCGACGGCAATAACCCGCTCGGCATCATTGCCGTACAAGGTCCGAATGCCCGCGCCAAGGTCTGGGAAGTACTGCCGCAGACCAAGACGGTAACCGAAGGCCTGAAGGCGTTCTTTGCCGCTGAAGTCGACCAGTATTTCATCGCCAGCACCGGCTATACCGGTGAAGACGGCTACGAAATCATGCTGCCGGCCGGCGAAGCCGAAGCACTGTGGAACAAGCTCAACGCCGCCGGTGTTGCCCCTTGCGGCCTCGGCGCTCGCGACACGCTGCGCCTCGAAGCCGGGATGAATCTGTACGGCCAGGACATGGACGAAAGCGTTTCGCCGCTCGACGCCGGCCTGAGCTGGACCGTCGCCATGAAGGACGAACGCGATTTCGTCGGTAAAGCTGCGTTGACCGCGGCAGGCCAGCAAAAGCAGTTCCTCGGCCTGATCCTGCTCGACAAGGGCGTATTGCGCGGCCATCAAACAGTCGTTACAAAACAAGGCAATGGCGAAATTACCTCAGGTAGTTTCTCACCAACACTGCAGCAATCCATCGCCCTTGCCCGCCTGCCGCTTGGCGTCGCCATCGGCGATGAAGTCGAAGTCGACATCCGCGGCAAGCTACTCAAGGCCAAAGTCACCAAACCCGTATTCGCCCGTAACGGCAAAGCAGTCATTTAATTACCCCCATTCAGGAGAAAACCATGTCCAACGTCCCCGCCAACCTCAAGTACGCCGCCTCCCACGAATGGATGCTGCTCAACGCTGACGGCAGCGTCACGGTCGGCATCACCGACCACGCTCAGGAAGCCCTCGGCGACCTCGTTTTCGTCGAACTGCCGGAAGTCGGCGCCCATTTCGATGCCGAAAAGGAAATTGCCGTCGTTGAATCGGTCAAGGCCGCGGCTGACGTCTACGCCCCGATCGCCGGCACCGTCACCGAAGTGAACCAAGCCGCGGCCGACGCACCGGAATCGGTCAATCAGGACGCCTACAGCGCCTGGCTGTTCAAGATGACGCCGGACAACGTTGCCGATCTCGACAAGATGCTCGACGCTGCCGCCTACCAAGGCCTGGCTGACGCCGCCTAAGCAAGGACAGCCCATGCCGCTCAATCAACCGCTCTCCGCGCTGGAACAGCACGACGAGTTCATCGGCCGTCACATCGGCCCATGCTCGACCGAAATGGCCGCCATGCTCGCCGCCATCGGTGCCGACAGTCTCGAACAGCTGATCGACCAGACCGTCCCGGCCGCCATCCGCCTGCCGGCCGACCTGCCGCTGCCCGCACCGCGCCGCGAGCATGAAGCCCTGGCCGACCTGAAGGCAATTGCCAGCAAGAACGTGATCAACAAGTCCTGCATCGGCATGGGCTATTACGACACGCTGACGCCCAAGGTCATCCTGCGCAACGTGATGGAAAACCCAGGCTGGTACACCGCCTACACGCCCTACCAGGCCGAAATCGCCCAGGGTCGTCTCGAAGCACTGATGAATTTCCAGCAGATGGTCGTCGACCTGACCGGCCTGGAAATCGCCAACGCCTCGCTGCTCGACGAAGCGACTGCCGCCGCCGAAGCCATGACCATGGCGCGCCGCGTTTCCAAGTCCAAGTCGAACCGCTTCCTGGTCGATGCCAACTGCTTCCCGCAAACTATCGACGTGGTCAATACGCGCGCTGGCTATTTCGGCTTCGAACTGGTCATTGCCGCGGTCGACAGCGTCAAGGACGAAGAATTCTTCGGCGCCCTGCTCCAGTACCCGAACAGCACCGGCGACGTGCACGACCTGAGCGACACC
The sequence above is drawn from the Dechloromonas sp. TW-R-39-2 genome and encodes:
- the nusA gene encoding transcription termination factor NusA, whose protein sequence is MSRELLLLVDALAREKNVNKDIVFGALELALASATKKRIHDEADVRVAIDRNTGNFESFRRWQVVPDNEYVNEYLETPLSEAQKEDPEIEAGDSLEEALEPIDFGRIGAQAAKQVILQKIRDAEREQILTDFLDRKEHVVSGTIKRMERGNAIVEAGKIEALLPRDQMIPKENLRVGDRVRAYLLRIDRNARGPQIILSRTAPEFIIRLFDMEVPEISDGLMELKACARDPGLRAKIAVKSNDPRVDPIGTCVGLRGSRVTAVRNEIGGENIDIVLWSADPAQFVIGALSPAEVSSIVVDEEKHVMDVVVDEDNLAIAIGRSGQNVRLASELTGWTINLMTQDEAGKKSEAEHAVTRIMFMEKLDIDEELADLLIDEGFSTLEEVAYVPLAEMLEIDGLDEDIVNELRNRARNTLLTEAIVTEEQLENVADDLIGLEGMSKELAAKLAGNGVKTRDDLAELAVDELTEMTGIDEERAKEIILKARAHWFE
- the rimP gene encoding ribosome maturation factor RimP; its protein translation is MDLNTLLETTVVGLGYELVDVEMSPRGRTIRVFIDAPGKATGVDVEDCAKVSNQLSRVFEVENYDYDRLEISSPGLDRVVKKAADFERFAGQDIQIKLRIPHAGRRNFQGELLGCKDGKVGLRLEKDDVELEFNNIEKARIVPRFD
- the rluB gene encoding 23S rRNA pseudouridine(2605) synthase RluB — protein: MKSKRTPLRPSPQKGEGGFEKRSERGVDRKSDAPRGRGPRPAPVEAGEAGEGAPVAAPAAAPRRRSGPPAIGRANRGNVARSGKLIAEAKPERLQKVLAQGGVGSRREMEEWIAAGRISVNGVTAVLGQTVIPTDKVKIGGRLVNLRFTSARVPRIVMYHKPEGEIVSRDDPDGRPSVFSALPRIRGGRWIAVGRLDFNTSGLLLFTTSGELANKLMHPSSQLVREYAVRVLGELTDEAQKQLLAGIELEDGPASFASLEDGGGEGANHWYRVTIYEGRNREVRRMFEAVNCTVSRLIRVRYGPFQLPPQLKRGRVRELTDAEAKLFVRELDKAIAPPLQDPESA
- the scpB gene encoding SMC-Scp complex subunit ScpB; translated protein: MTPLELRKMFDDSLSTEMIRKLLDQLRAEWEDRPVELIQLASGWRFRTRAEYLPYLDRLNPEKPPRYSRAVLETLSIIAYRQPVTRGDIENIRGVAVSSNVIKTLEERGWIDVVGHRETPGRPALFATTKQFLDDLGLRSVSELPPLEQISQTLELNHEI
- a CDS encoding ScpA family protein; translated protein: MNTAVDVPVSDLFVPVARIYGEAMQHLPQDLYIPPDALEIMLDAFEGPLDLLLYLIRKANVDILDIPMAPLTRQYLSYIDSMQASNLELAAEYLVMAAMLIEIKSRMLLPRPKLGDGDEAEDPRAELVRRLMEYEQMKIAGQKLNELPQADREFFWVETLVEKSLYVRLPEVSVDDLKEAWMSVVRQAKLTKNHKISREELSVREHMGIILRVLQERGGFVQFETLFDPEMGAPSLVVHFLAMLELAREKLVEITQTESFQPIYVRVQQGGTEPSQESA
- a CDS encoding lipid-A-disaccharide synthase N-terminal domain-containing protein; this encodes MLDNIDIEALIWIAIGFGGQALFMMRFVIQWWSSEKAKMVVIPVSFWYFSLAGGIVLTIYAIHRKDPVFIFGQALSLIIYVRNLHLHYKGKGRSAAS
- a CDS encoding tryptophan--tRNA ligase, whose protein sequence is MYAERVLSGMRPTGALHLGHYHGVLKNWVKLQHEHPCLFFVADWHALTTHYDNPQGIEQASWDMIIDWLAAGVDPNQATLFIQSRVPEHAELHLLMSMMTPLGWLERVPTYKDQQEKLAGKDLTTYGFLGYPLLMSADILIYRADKVPVGEDQIPHVEFTRELARRFNHMYGREPGFEDKAREAVKKLGGKKARLYEELRTRFQQNGDKEAIEQAKAMLNEIQHLSAVDRERLFGFLEGTGKMILVEPGYLLTEESKMPGLDGQKMSKSYGNTITMRESEESVTKKVRSMPTDTNRVRRTDPGEPTKCPVWQLHQVYSNDACKEWVQQGCRTAGIGCIECKQPVIDGILREQVPMRERAQMYLDDPTLVKNIIADGCDKARDLARETMRDVREAMGLEYH
- a CDS encoding site-2 protease family protein — protein: MESLIQTIAISALPVIFAITLHEAAHGYAARHFGDPTAYLAGRITLNPLRHIDPVGTILIPAMILLFSGGSFLFGYAKPVPVDFGRLRHPKRDMLWVAAAGPAVNLLMALGWAALLKLAVSAPENLYSLPLAEMSRVGVLINCALMVLNLLPLPPLDGGRIAVSLLPYSLAWKFAQLERWGFPILLVLLFTGILDAIMNPLLGLATRIIRAIFSF
- a CDS encoding L-threonylcarbamoyladenylate synthase; protein product: MARVVNIHPDSPQQRLLVQAAEFIRNGALVALPTDSCYALGCHLGDKEAMDRIRLIRQMDDRHHLTLMVRDLSEIAHFARVDNAQYRLLKAATPGSYTFILEGTKELPRRVLHPKRKTIGLRVPNHPVALALLEELNEPLLTTTLQLPGDEFPLTEGWEIQDRLEDQLELILDAGHCGTEPTTIIDLTGTAPELIRAGRGPLALFGLD
- a CDS encoding 3',5'-nucleoside bisphosphate phosphatase; translation: MQTKPVIPTNFDFHSHSAVSDGFLPPREVARRAAANGVDLWALTDHDTLGGLAEAAATAAEVGMGFVNGVEISIEWRNTPIHIVGLGFDAQHPGLSGGLEALRLGRVERAQRMSDALAAIAIPGVLEGAMRYAGNPDLISRAHFARYMVEIGIARDVPGVFQHYLTPGKPGYVDHRWASLEEAIGWINAAGGVAVVAHPGRYKMSGGDMRRFLDDFKDLGGQGVEVTCGSHSPDHIMHFARLVRHYAFHASRGSDFHGPTESYVDLGKLPQLPEDLKPIWRLVR
- the gcvT gene encoding glycine cleavage system aminomethyltransferase GcvT produces the protein MLKKTVLNAAHRAMNARMVDFGGWDMPVNYGSQIEEHNAVRSNCGMFDVSHMCPVDVVGADCRPFLSRLVANDVAKLQVSGKALYAAMLNDAGGVIDDLIIYFINETRFRIVVNAGTALKDLDWMQAKVAEWKLDVTITQRRDGNNPLGIIAVQGPNARAKVWEVLPQTKTVTEGLKAFFAAEVDQYFIASTGYTGEDGYEIMLPAGEAEALWNKLNAAGVAPCGLGARDTLRLEAGMNLYGQDMDESVSPLDAGLSWTVAMKDERDFVGKAALTAAGQQKQFLGLILLDKGVLRGHQTVVTKQGNGEITSGSFSPTLQQSIALARLPLGVAIGDEVEVDIRGKLLKAKVTKPVFARNGKAVI
- the gcvH gene encoding glycine cleavage system protein GcvH; protein product: MSNVPANLKYAASHEWMLLNADGSVTVGITDHAQEALGDLVFVELPEVGAHFDAEKEIAVVESVKAAADVYAPIAGTVTEVNQAAADAPESVNQDAYSAWLFKMTPDNVADLDKMLDAAAYQGLADAA